In Actinomycetota bacterium, a genomic segment contains:
- a CDS encoding DUF4012 domain-containing protein, with the protein MSADVPAKAGKRRRILLWVGLGFLILAALVAWLANSWNATYQQARTVQSSATTLKSAAIAQQWDQLPTLFTTMRPQAQELAESTQSLPWRLLTMVPFVGASAGGVSDLAVSLNDVLTAAEPLLPYGQRFVTTGLRDADGRFDLSGLNRAAPDLVTLADVLEAAANRLEAIQTSQLLPQVSDGIVQMRDLTSQSWRSVRVLSELVTWGPSLIGADGKRTWLVLLQNPAEARGSGGFPGGFAVVTADDGLVKVASTGTSADLVNVPIPTKSASADSKALWGSRLKNWNTFSHSPNFPIVARLAADGMAARGTPVNGVIAIDPRVVAAILQVTGPVTANGETINAENAERFFTVDVYSQYRDPGKRDEVSMALVQAMITRLLSGGWDPVALVDALSGPVSQGHARVWSARPEEEAWLVEKNAGGDVPNAPGPVIALALNNSAASKMDAFMKTAVDYQPGSCDAAVMDSNLRVSLTNDSPTNLPFGLGIYDRSDDPKAAKGSTSTVLYVFAPLNARFNSVTIDGDPASLYLGREDGRDVWYVYLPIDRKQTRTIEIKFQQPVVDGVAPQVLMQSMVIDPTITIDPDTACS; encoded by the coding sequence ATGAGCGCCGACGTTCCCGCCAAGGCCGGCAAGCGGCGGCGCATTCTGCTGTGGGTGGGCTTGGGCTTCCTGATTCTGGCCGCGCTGGTGGCATGGCTGGCGAATTCCTGGAATGCGACCTATCAGCAGGCACGCACCGTGCAGAGTTCGGCGACCACGTTGAAGTCGGCGGCCATTGCGCAGCAGTGGGATCAACTGCCGACCCTGTTCACCACTATGCGCCCGCAGGCCCAGGAGCTGGCTGAGTCAACTCAGTCGCTGCCTTGGCGATTGCTGACGATGGTTCCGTTTGTTGGGGCATCGGCTGGCGGAGTGTCTGATCTTGCTGTGTCGCTAAATGACGTGTTGACCGCTGCCGAGCCACTGCTGCCCTATGGTCAGCGATTTGTCACGACCGGGCTTCGTGATGCTGACGGCCGCTTCGATCTGTCGGGATTGAACCGGGCCGCCCCGGATCTGGTGACCCTTGCAGATGTCCTCGAGGCAGCAGCCAATCGCCTCGAGGCGATCCAGACCTCGCAGTTGTTGCCGCAGGTGTCCGATGGGATCGTGCAGATGCGCGACCTGACATCGCAGTCCTGGCGATCTGTGCGTGTGCTCAGCGAGTTGGTCACCTGGGGCCCATCGCTCATCGGTGCCGATGGCAAGCGGACTTGGCTGGTGCTACTGCAGAACCCAGCTGAAGCGCGAGGCTCCGGCGGATTCCCTGGTGGCTTCGCAGTCGTGACTGCTGATGATGGGCTGGTGAAGGTTGCTTCCACCGGCACGAGTGCAGATCTGGTGAATGTGCCGATCCCGACCAAGTCAGCTTCCGCAGACAGCAAGGCGCTCTGGGGAAGCCGACTGAAGAACTGGAACACCTTCAGTCATTCCCCGAACTTCCCAATAGTCGCTCGACTTGCAGCCGACGGAATGGCTGCCCGAGGCACTCCTGTCAACGGCGTGATCGCCATCGACCCACGAGTGGTCGCGGCGATCCTGCAGGTCACCGGACCAGTCACCGCCAACGGAGAGACAATCAACGCCGAGAATGCAGAGCGCTTCTTCACAGTAGACGTCTACTCCCAGTACCGCGATCCCGGCAAGCGTGACGAAGTCTCGATGGCCTTGGTTCAGGCGATGATCACGCGCCTGCTGTCGGGCGGCTGGGACCCGGTTGCTCTGGTTGATGCGTTGAGCGGTCCAGTTTCGCAAGGTCATGCGCGCGTGTGGAGTGCCAGACCTGAGGAAGAGGCTTGGCTCGTTGAGAAGAACGCAGGTGGCGATGTGCCCAACGCGCCGGGCCCGGTGATCGCTTTGGCGTTGAACAACTCAGCTGCGAGCAAGATGGACGCCTTCATGAAGACCGCCGTTGACTACCAGCCTGGCAGCTGCGATGCGGCAGTCATGGACTCGAATCTGCGCGTGAGTCTGACGAACGACTCGCCGACAAATCTGCCGTTCGGGCTCGGCATCTACGACCGATCAGATGATCCGAAAGCCGCTAAGGGATCCACCAGCACGGTGCTGTATGTCTTTGCGCCACTGAATGCCAGATTCAATTCGGTGACGATCGATGGTGACCCTGCCTCGCTGTATCTGGGCCGAGAGGACGGTCGCGATGTCTGGTACGTCTACCTGCCGATCGATCGCAAGCAGACGCGAACTATTGAGATCAAGTTTCAGCAGCCCGTGGTTGACGGCGTGGCCCCGCAGGTGCTGATGCAGAGCATGGTCATCGACCCGACGATCACCATTGATCCCGACACGGCCTGCAGTTAG
- a CDS encoding glycosyltransferase: protein MTRRIRVMRIIARMNVGGPAVEVVGLMRHLDAERFDHQLYTGWCAPDEADYLLTQAPDVPVHRVDGLGRAVRLGDDILVVNRLRKAIRDFRPDIIHTHTAKAGVIGRTAAMLAGTNAALVHTFHGHLLHGYFSPNKTKAVIALEKYLASRSSRLVAVGTQVRDDLLAVGVGSPEKFAVIPPGLDFTPRFDGTRVRATLGIPEDAIVIALIGRLTGIKRADRFAEAVAILQARNPDAPLRFIVAGGGDTAEDLNARIAGSQLPIQMLGWRSDVDELLAATDVLVLTSDNEGTPVSLIQAALSGKPVVATNVGSVKDVVINELTGLLCEPTATSVANALERLINDASLRTSLGANAASWAEGKFTSERLADDHARLYLEALHDKRAST, encoded by the coding sequence ATGACAAGGCGCATCCGGGTTATGCGCATCATCGCCCGAATGAATGTCGGGGGCCCGGCTGTCGAGGTGGTCGGCCTGATGCGGCATCTGGATGCCGAGCGCTTCGATCACCAGCTGTACACCGGCTGGTGCGCGCCGGATGAGGCCGACTATCTGCTGACTCAGGCCCCTGACGTGCCCGTGCACCGTGTTGATGGGCTCGGACGAGCCGTGCGACTGGGCGACGACATTCTTGTCGTCAATCGTCTACGAAAGGCCATTCGCGATTTTCGTCCAGACATCATTCACACGCACACTGCGAAAGCCGGTGTCATAGGTCGCACTGCGGCGATGCTCGCTGGAACCAATGCTGCGCTCGTCCACACTTTCCACGGCCACTTGCTGCACGGATACTTCTCACCCAACAAGACAAAGGCAGTCATCGCACTCGAGAAGTATCTTGCAAGCAGATCTTCGAGATTGGTCGCTGTCGGAACACAAGTCCGCGATGACCTCTTGGCCGTCGGCGTGGGAAGCCCCGAGAAGTTCGCTGTCATTCCACCCGGGCTGGACTTCACACCTCGATTCGATGGCACTCGAGTTCGAGCAACGCTGGGGATCCCCGAGGATGCGATTGTTATCGCACTCATTGGTCGCCTGACGGGCATCAAACGTGCCGATCGATTTGCCGAGGCCGTCGCAATTCTTCAGGCGCGAAATCCCGATGCGCCACTCAGGTTCATCGTGGCCGGTGGTGGGGATACGGCCGAAGATCTGAACGCACGCATTGCGGGATCGCAGCTGCCCATCCAGATGCTTGGCTGGAGATCTGATGTGGACGAATTACTGGCAGCCACCGACGTCCTGGTGCTGACCAGCGACAACGAAGGCACGCCTGTGAGCCTGATTCAGGCTGCCCTGTCGGGCAAGCCGGTGGTCGCGACCAACGTCGGCTCGGTCAAGGATGTGGTGATCAACGAGCTCACTGGCCTACTGTGCGAGCCGACAGCCACCAGTGTTGCCAACGCCCTTGAGCGCCTGATCAATGACGCATCGCTGCGCACCTCCTTGGGTGCCAATGCCGCCTCCTGGGCAGAGGGCAAGTTCACCTCAGAGCGACTCGCTGATGATCACGCCCGGCTGTACCTGGAAGCCCTGCACGACAAGAGGGCGTCAACGTGA
- a CDS encoding MraY family glycosyltransferase encodes MDDLAPAFALLAFFGALALSAALVWLSIAIAHRYDIVDHPDGGRKVQAYAIPKLGGVAIAIAFSASALLVLSRGDEPVVLEEALGILLPAIAAAAIGYVDDKRGLSPAIRLLLQGLVGLSIAFALRNTVMITDNQWINGVIVILWVMALINGVNLLDNSDGLAGATVLVSALIASAVAAACGQILIALLGFALAGTAAGFLVYNWNPARVYMGDSGAYFLGTLLAALTLQLKVAYADVPVTLLIPILVAALPLLDTTFVIVSRMRRGIHPFTAGRDHLSHRLQGAGMSVRSSVFTLEAIMLAAGIGAFALTLVYR; translated from the coding sequence GTGGACGACCTGGCCCCCGCCTTTGCGCTGTTGGCCTTTTTCGGTGCACTTGCCCTGAGCGCTGCACTGGTCTGGTTGAGCATTGCCATTGCTCATCGTTATGACATCGTGGATCACCCAGACGGCGGTCGCAAGGTGCAGGCCTATGCCATCCCCAAGCTCGGCGGCGTCGCCATCGCTATCGCCTTCTCCGCTTCTGCGCTGCTGGTGCTCTCGCGAGGCGATGAGCCCGTCGTACTCGAAGAAGCACTTGGCATTCTGTTGCCCGCGATCGCTGCCGCGGCGATCGGATATGTCGATGACAAACGTGGGCTGAGCCCGGCGATTCGACTGCTGCTGCAAGGGCTTGTCGGATTGTCCATCGCATTTGCTCTGCGCAACACAGTCATGATCACTGACAACCAGTGGATCAATGGCGTGATCGTGATTCTTTGGGTGATGGCGCTGATTAACGGCGTGAACCTGCTCGACAATTCCGATGGGTTAGCCGGGGCAACTGTGCTGGTTTCAGCATTGATCGCATCTGCAGTGGCTGCCGCCTGCGGACAGATTCTCATCGCATTGCTCGGCTTCGCACTGGCTGGAACTGCAGCTGGCTTCCTTGTGTACAACTGGAATCCAGCACGCGTCTACATGGGCGACTCCGGCGCCTATTTTCTTGGCACCTTGCTCGCCGCACTGACTCTGCAGTTGAAGGTTGCCTACGCCGATGTTCCGGTGACTCTTCTCATCCCGATTCTGGTCGCAGCACTGCCACTGCTGGACACCACGTTTGTGATCGTCAGCCGAATGCGCCGAGGGATCCATCCCTTCACTGCCGGTCGCGACCACCTGAGTCATCGCCTGCAAGGCGCCGGCATGAGCGTTCGTTCCTCAGTCTTCACTTTGGAGGCAATCATGCTGGCCGCGGGGATCGGCGCCTTCGCGCTCACTCTTGTCTACCGATGA
- a CDS encoding polysaccharide biosynthesis tyrosine autokinase, with the protein MATDGQSLSFGQFLLALRRWWWIPLITLILGGAAGYGYAAQETPMYQASATVTLEALASASPEFNVVSSYEMQSNIDVLNSGQTAELVRAKLGDIGPASASASYGGTANITITGTAQSAEDAARIANAYASAFGDIVKDADSSRNQTAITVIESRMNDLNAQIAAIQRKNPEPTQKTDEDIAALRTQVRTYEQQIVNLQDQAAFIAQGRVSILDSAVAPSGPYAPAPRRSAGFGALLGLLIGFGIIVIRQVLDRAIANAEDFDDASSGLPILGSVPLDAEWGSASDTHLVMLEAPATNQAESYRTLRTALQYVRVDDPIRLLQITSPDAQDGKTTTAANLAVALALTGRRVLLVDLDLRRPRLHEFFGKNNGAGFTSLVGNRDIWNDAITNVEEVNGLSLLPSGPIPDHPAELLESGGARELIEVLGHSFDIVIVDSPPILGLSDALVISSMVDATLLVARAGSVTRHGLKAAVESMRRVNAPLIGAVVNAVGMSKHLGYGYGYNYGSYYGKSYGSGGAGK; encoded by the coding sequence ATGGCAACTGACGGTCAATCCCTGAGTTTCGGGCAGTTCCTGCTCGCCCTGCGGCGGTGGTGGTGGATCCCGCTGATCACGCTGATCCTGGGTGGCGCGGCCGGCTATGGCTACGCGGCGCAGGAGACGCCGATGTATCAAGCCTCGGCCACGGTCACGCTTGAAGCGCTGGCCAGTGCTAGCCCTGAATTCAATGTGGTGAGCAGCTACGAGATGCAGTCCAACATCGACGTGCTCAACTCGGGTCAGACAGCCGAACTCGTGCGGGCTAAGCTCGGTGACATTGGCCCGGCCTCGGCATCTGCAAGCTATGGCGGCACGGCGAACATCACGATCACGGGCACCGCACAGTCAGCCGAGGATGCTGCACGCATCGCCAATGCCTATGCATCCGCGTTCGGCGACATCGTCAAGGACGCCGACAGTTCTCGGAACCAGACGGCGATCACCGTCATTGAGTCCCGGATGAACGACTTGAATGCGCAGATCGCAGCGATCCAGCGAAAGAATCCCGAGCCAACCCAGAAGACTGACGAAGACATCGCCGCCCTGCGTACACAAGTGCGGACCTACGAGCAGCAGATCGTCAACTTGCAGGATCAGGCCGCATTCATCGCGCAGGGCCGCGTTTCGATCCTTGATTCCGCGGTTGCGCCATCGGGGCCGTATGCACCTGCCCCGAGGCGCTCGGCTGGATTTGGAGCCTTGCTTGGCCTGCTGATCGGTTTCGGCATCATCGTGATTCGTCAGGTGCTTGATCGCGCCATCGCCAACGCAGAAGACTTCGATGACGCGTCAAGTGGTTTGCCGATCCTGGGCAGCGTGCCGCTGGACGCAGAGTGGGGTTCGGCTTCTGATACCCATCTGGTGATGCTGGAGGCCCCGGCTACCAATCAGGCGGAGTCCTATCGGACTCTGCGCACCGCCTTGCAGTATGTGCGCGTGGATGACCCCATCCGACTGCTACAGATCACCAGCCCCGACGCACAGGATGGCAAGACCACAACGGCGGCCAACCTCGCCGTTGCCCTGGCACTTACCGGGCGACGGGTTCTGCTCGTGGATCTGGACCTGCGTCGGCCACGTCTGCACGAGTTCTTTGGCAAGAACAACGGTGCTGGGTTCACCTCACTGGTCGGCAATCGCGACATCTGGAACGATGCCATCACGAATGTGGAAGAAGTGAATGGTCTTTCGCTCCTCCCCTCAGGCCCCATTCCCGACCACCCCGCAGAGTTGCTCGAGAGTGGCGGCGCCCGCGAACTGATCGAAGTTCTCGGCCACAGCTTCGACATCGTGATCGTGGACAGTCCGCCGATCCTTGGCTTGAGCGATGCCTTGGTCATCTCGTCGATGGTCGACGCAACTTTGCTCGTTGCCCGAGCCGGCAGTGTCACCCGCCACGGACTGAAGGCTGCGGTGGAGAGCATGCGACGTGTCAATGCGCCACTCATCGGTGCAGTTGTCAATGCAGTCGGGATGTCCAAGCACCTTGGATATGGATACGGCTACAACTATGGCTCGTACTACGGAAAGAGCTACGGCAGTGGCGGCGCAGGCAAGTAG
- a CDS encoding DUF3017 domain-containing protein produces MSANSEEPLASVHPIAARRRKRLNLTQWPITVVLIGVGLSLIVVAFVSFRRGSIMLSAFVTLALFLRLILSDSEAGWLVVRSKKIDVATLAVLAVGLTVMSFWVPNPS; encoded by the coding sequence ATGTCCGCCAACAGCGAAGAGCCGCTTGCATCTGTGCACCCAATCGCTGCACGGCGTCGCAAGCGACTCAATCTCACGCAATGGCCGATCACCGTTGTCTTGATCGGCGTTGGCCTGTCGTTGATTGTGGTCGCCTTCGTCTCCTTCCGACGCGGTTCGATCATGCTGTCGGCCTTCGTCACCCTTGCGCTCTTCTTGCGCTTGATCCTCTCCGACTCTGAGGCGGGGTGGTTGGTCGTGCGAAGCAAGAAGATTGACGTGGCGACTTTGGCCGTGCTGGCTGTCGGCCTCACAGTGATGTCCTTCTGGGTACCGAATCCTTCGTAG
- a CDS encoding NADH:flavin oxidoreductase/NADH oxidase, which translates to MTVLFTPLTIRGVEFPNRAWLAPMCQYSAVDGIVGDWHLVTLGAYATGKAGLVMAEATGVLPEARISPDCPGIWNQEQVTAWARIVDFIHSQDVKAGIQLAHAGRKASMAASWNGGKHVSIADGGWIAQAPSAVAFQGYEVPHEMTVDEIHATAQAFAEAAIRADAAGFDVVEIHAAHGYLLHQFLSPLSNFRTDEYGGTLANRMRFPLAVASAVREAFPQDKPVFVRISATDWVDGAWDIDQSVQFVKELDQLGIDFIDTSSGGSAADAVIPDEVNYQIDLAEQVRKHTGILTGAVGRITSPEQAEHILESGKADAVFLGRQMLRDPHWPLRAAHELGVRVQWSKQMGRGASWVS; encoded by the coding sequence ATGACTGTCCTGTTCACTCCATTGACCATTCGCGGCGTCGAGTTTCCCAACCGGGCCTGGCTCGCTCCGATGTGCCAGTACTCAGCGGTGGACGGCATCGTCGGTGATTGGCATCTGGTCACTCTCGGTGCGTACGCCACAGGCAAGGCAGGCCTGGTGATGGCCGAGGCAACCGGAGTGCTTCCGGAGGCTCGGATCAGCCCCGACTGCCCCGGCATCTGGAACCAGGAGCAGGTCACAGCCTGGGCACGCATTGTGGACTTCATTCATTCCCAGGACGTCAAGGCCGGAATTCAACTCGCCCATGCCGGGCGCAAGGCCTCGATGGCTGCATCGTGGAACGGCGGAAAGCACGTCTCCATTGCCGACGGTGGCTGGATCGCCCAGGCTCCATCTGCGGTGGCTTTTCAAGGTTACGAAGTGCCGCATGAGATGACGGTCGATGAGATTCATGCCACTGCTCAGGCCTTTGCCGAGGCTGCCATTCGGGCTGACGCTGCCGGCTTTGACGTGGTGGAGATCCACGCCGCTCACGGCTATTTACTGCATCAGTTCCTCTCACCACTCAGCAATTTCCGCACCGACGAGTACGGCGGAACACTTGCGAACCGAATGCGCTTCCCACTTGCAGTCGCCTCTGCTGTGCGCGAAGCATTTCCGCAGGACAAGCCGGTATTCGTTCGCATCTCGGCAACCGATTGGGTTGACGGTGCATGGGATATTGACCAGAGCGTGCAGTTCGTCAAGGAGCTCGATCAACTCGGCATTGACTTCATTGACACCTCATCTGGCGGCAGTGCAGCGGACGCGGTGATCCCGGATGAAGTGAACTATCAAATCGATCTCGCCGAGCAGGTGCGCAAGCACACCGGAATTCTCACGGGAGCCGTCGGACGCATCACGTCGCCAGAGCAGGCCGAGCACATTCTCGAATCTGGCAAAGCAGACGCGGTCTTCCTGGGCCGTCAGATGCTGCGCGATCCACACTGGCCATTGCGTGCCGCGCACGAATTAGGTGTGCGCGTGCAGTGGTCCAAGCAGATGGGCCGCGGCGCCAGCTGGGTTTCATAG
- a CDS encoding nucleotidyltransferase family protein, with translation MTPHARGLDPAQVRSLVNCIHSHFSYPANKDPKSIEFAESDDPQLESGSFLEAVEAHRVATLVDDCSSALGLAEPVAQQLHALAINDALLAMTLAKETVKAWSLLESAGVAALAFKGVALSVQSTGTVTARGNGDVDLLVQPVDVLRAVKVLTAGGWQLAEISLARLEREWRRIAWSGRELVMTGPRSQIDLHWQLAKERGLLPTADEFLARSTHIELLNDRITTFAPSDALLAACYHLSHDGFRSLRQCVDVIRLLRLQEEVVNWSGDERRMGLEAANFAVHLLGGVTKERLAAIGIPWQETPYADRRWAQLQCHPEFGYHRPGLPGLLDRIADNTRYGSAAVEIARRGVLRLATGSGTNA, from the coding sequence ATGACACCTCATGCAAGGGGCCTTGACCCTGCGCAAGTGCGTTCACTAGTGAACTGTATTCACTCTCACTTCTCATATCCAGCCAATAAGGATCCCAAATCCATTGAGTTTGCCGAATCAGACGATCCGCAACTGGAATCTGGGTCATTCCTGGAAGCCGTTGAGGCACACCGGGTTGCGACACTCGTGGACGATTGCTCGAGCGCTCTGGGACTTGCCGAGCCGGTGGCGCAGCAACTTCATGCGCTGGCCATAAACGATGCCCTGCTTGCCATGACCTTGGCCAAAGAGACAGTCAAAGCCTGGAGTCTTCTGGAGTCAGCAGGCGTTGCCGCGCTTGCATTCAAGGGAGTCGCACTGAGTGTGCAGTCGACTGGCACGGTCACGGCACGCGGCAATGGTGACGTCGATCTACTTGTCCAGCCAGTTGACGTGCTCAGAGCCGTGAAGGTGCTGACAGCAGGAGGTTGGCAGCTCGCTGAGATTTCGCTTGCCCGTCTTGAACGAGAGTGGCGCAGGATCGCGTGGAGCGGGCGAGAACTCGTCATGACGGGTCCTCGCTCGCAGATTGATCTGCATTGGCAGCTCGCCAAAGAACGCGGTCTGCTGCCAACAGCCGACGAGTTCCTGGCCAGGTCGACTCACATCGAGCTCCTGAACGATCGCATCACAACATTCGCGCCGAGCGACGCACTGCTGGCAGCCTGCTATCACCTCAGCCACGATGGCTTCAGGTCACTGCGGCAGTGCGTGGATGTGATCCGCCTGCTGCGGCTTCAGGAAGAAGTCGTCAACTGGAGCGGCGATGAACGTCGCATGGGCTTGGAGGCGGCCAACTTCGCAGTGCATCTGCTTGGTGGTGTGACAAAGGAGCGACTCGCGGCCATCGGGATCCCGTGGCAGGAAACCCCATACGCGGACCGTCGCTGGGCGCAATTGCAATGTCACCCCGAGTTCGGCTACCACAGACCAGGATTGCCCGGTCTGCTTGATCGGATTGCCGACAACACGCGTTACGGCTCTGCCGCAGTTGAGATCGCCCGTCGAGGTGTTCTGCGCCTTGCCACAGGTTCGGGCACCAATGCCTAG
- a CDS encoding class I SAM-dependent methyltransferase — protein sequence MNPADLWETTAPTDDGPWPVIEAREHQLFSDVIEVLRPKVLVEFGSWEGASALAWAREARDRNIETKIICIDTWLGSPEHWRNALPDTEWSQDHLRLSQGEPTLINTFRNAVLVQGFGSKISPLRATSECGSEYLRAQGIQADAVYVDANHDHYAVANDLRFARSILSARGIIAGDDWAHPPIKRAVLEFALRVHHDILVAPGRVNFVLISRRRTDGLAQQFVERGYERESLRSLGLSVARTQTRALGRQILKGSRQS from the coding sequence GTGAATCCAGCCGACTTATGGGAAACGACTGCGCCAACTGATGACGGGCCGTGGCCAGTCATTGAAGCTCGCGAACACCAACTCTTCTCCGATGTGATTGAAGTGCTACGCCCGAAGGTTCTTGTTGAATTCGGGTCTTGGGAGGGAGCCTCAGCGCTCGCGTGGGCGCGCGAAGCGCGCGATCGCAATATCGAAACCAAGATCATCTGCATTGATACCTGGCTGGGTTCTCCGGAGCATTGGAGAAATGCTCTGCCTGACACTGAGTGGAGCCAGGACCACTTGCGCCTGTCCCAAGGCGAACCCACCCTGATCAACACTTTTCGCAATGCGGTTCTTGTCCAGGGTTTCGGATCGAAAATCTCGCCATTGCGAGCGACTTCAGAATGCGGAAGTGAGTACTTGCGTGCGCAGGGGATCCAAGCCGATGCCGTGTACGTTGACGCGAACCACGACCACTACGCAGTGGCGAATGACTTGAGATTCGCAAGGTCCATTCTCAGTGCGCGCGGAATCATCGCGGGCGATGATTGGGCGCATCCGCCGATCAAGCGTGCGGTGCTTGAGTTCGCCTTGCGAGTGCACCACGACATCCTGGTGGCACCTGGCAGAGTCAACTTCGTGCTCATCTCGCGCCGCCGTACAGATGGCCTTGCGCAGCAGTTCGTCGAACGCGGGTACGAGCGTGAGAGTCTCAGATCCTTGGGGTTGAGCGTGGCTCGAACCCAAACCCGTGCCCTGGGAAGGCAAATCCTCAAGGGATCACGCCAGTCGTAG
- a CDS encoding GDP-mannose 4,6-dehydratase encodes MRTLVTGGAGFIGSHLVDRLVQDGDSVVILDDLSTGRHENIRQHANNPDVEFVNGSILKAALVDEVVQGVDRVFHLAAAVGVNLIVQRPLESLAINVRGSDIVLEKCHKYGRKVLVTSTSEIYGKNTSDALGEEDDRILGSPLKSRWSYSAAKSIEEVLAYGYWAEKGLPTVIARLFNTVGPRQVGQYGMVVPRFVEQALRNAPITVYGDGTQSRCFCHVSDAVQALMGLMDNRDAEGKAFNVGNADEISMLGLAEAIRSQLHSSSEISLIPYEQAYEHGFEDMQRRRPDTTRIHELLGWTPTKTLEEIISDVSTDLRARSV; translated from the coding sequence GTGAGAACGCTCGTCACTGGTGGCGCCGGCTTCATCGGATCCCATCTGGTTGACCGACTCGTCCAAGACGGGGATTCGGTCGTGATCCTCGATGATCTGTCGACAGGTCGCCACGAGAACATCCGTCAACACGCGAACAATCCAGATGTCGAGTTCGTCAACGGCTCGATCCTGAAAGCCGCTCTGGTCGATGAGGTGGTGCAAGGCGTTGATCGTGTCTTCCACCTGGCCGCCGCGGTCGGTGTCAATCTCATCGTGCAGCGTCCCCTAGAGAGTCTGGCCATCAACGTGCGCGGCAGCGACATCGTGCTGGAGAAGTGCCACAAGTACGGCCGCAAGGTGCTGGTGACCTCCACGAGTGAGATCTACGGCAAGAACACATCCGATGCGCTGGGCGAAGAGGACGACCGAATTCTGGGCTCACCTTTGAAGTCGCGATGGTCCTACAGCGCCGCGAAGTCCATCGAGGAAGTCCTGGCCTATGGCTACTGGGCCGAGAAGGGGCTGCCGACCGTCATCGCCCGGCTGTTCAACACTGTTGGACCTCGCCAAGTTGGGCAGTACGGCATGGTCGTGCCCAGATTCGTTGAGCAGGCACTGCGCAATGCTCCGATCACGGTCTACGGCGACGGCACTCAGAGTCGATGCTTCTGCCACGTCAGCGATGCAGTCCAAGCCCTGATGGGCCTGATGGACAATCGCGACGCTGAGGGCAAGGCCTTCAACGTCGGAAATGCCGATGAGATCAGCATGCTGGGTCTTGCTGAGGCTATTCGCTCCCAATTGCACTCATCCAGTGAGATCTCGCTCATCCCCTACGAGCAGGCATACGAGCATGGCTTCGAGGATATGCAGCGTCGACGGCCCGACACCACGCGCATTCACGAGCTTCTTGGCTGGACACCCACCAAGACTCTTGAAGAGATCATCAGCGATGTCTCCACAGATTTGCGGGCGCGGTCGGTCTAG
- a CDS encoding NAD-dependent epimerase/dehydratase family protein, giving the protein MRILVTGGAGFIGANLVRELCQRQHDVTVLDDLSTGVTSNLEGLPVQMLEGSVVDATTVASAVSGVDAVVHLAARGAVARSIADPAATHEVNATGTLNVLLAARDTGAHVVFTSSSSVYGANTELPQHEEMWMQPLSPYGASKMAAESYALAFREVFAMDVLVLRLFNVYGPWQRPDHQYAAAIPRFAQSALLDRTVEVHSDGYQTRDFTHVASVVDVIVRSVDQRLTWPRPVNLAFGRSVSINDVIAAIEAQTGKHLKQEHRAARAGEIRNSLSDPELLSRLFPDLQPVALAAGIASVLAWLSAHQ; this is encoded by the coding sequence GTGAGAATCCTGGTGACCGGCGGCGCGGGATTCATCGGTGCCAATCTTGTGCGCGAACTGTGCCAGCGCCAGCATGACGTCACGGTGCTGGATGATCTGTCGACTGGCGTAACGAGCAACCTTGAGGGACTGCCAGTGCAGATGCTCGAGGGTTCGGTGGTTGACGCCACCACAGTTGCCTCGGCTGTTTCTGGAGTTGATGCGGTGGTGCACCTTGCAGCGCGAGGCGCAGTCGCGCGGTCGATAGCTGATCCAGCAGCAACCCACGAAGTCAACGCCACCGGCACACTGAACGTATTGCTCGCTGCCCGTGACACTGGAGCGCACGTGGTCTTCACTTCGTCGTCATCTGTCTATGGCGCCAACACTGAGCTGCCACAGCATGAGGAGATGTGGATGCAGCCCTTGTCGCCATATGGGGCGAGCAAGATGGCTGCTGAGTCATATGCGCTGGCTTTTCGCGAAGTCTTCGCGATGGACGTCCTCGTACTTCGCCTGTTCAACGTCTACGGACCATGGCAGCGACCCGACCATCAATACGCGGCAGCGATCCCGCGTTTCGCCCAGAGCGCGCTGCTGGATCGCACCGTGGAAGTGCACAGCGATGGCTATCAGACTCGCGATTTCACGCACGTCGCGTCGGTGGTGGACGTGATTGTGCGATCAGTTGATCAACGATTGACATGGCCTCGGCCTGTGAATCTGGCCTTCGGGAGAAGTGTCAGCATCAACGATGTGATTGCGGCAATCGAGGCGCAAACGGGAAAGCATCTCAAGCAGGAGCATCGGGCGGCGCGTGCAGGTGAGATTCGCAATTCACTAAGTGACCCGGAGTTGCTCAGCCGACTGTTCCCTGACCTCCAGCCCGTCGCACTGGCCGCTGGCATCGCATCGGTGCTCGCTTGGTTGAGCGCGCATCAGTAG